TCACCACCAGGGTCTGCGCCGCGTGGTCCCGGCCAAAGCGGGCCATCTCCAGCGAGTCGCTCACCAGGCCGCCGGTTTCCTCGGCCAGGTCCTGCAGGTCCGGGTGCACATAGTAGTGCGACACCATGACCGCATTTTTTTCCTTGAGCAGACGGCGGATCTTGTCTTTGAGCGCGGCGCGTTCTGCCTGCGACGGCTCGGGCGGCACGCGCGCCCAGGCGTGTTTGGTGGAACAGACGGCGCCCGATGTCGCCTCGTCAGGCTGCTCGTATTCGACGTCGATGCGGTTCAGGGTTGCGGTGCTCATGCCAGCTCCTGCAGGCGCATCGAAAAGTCGGTGGCCTTCACGTCTTTGGTCAGCGTGCCGATGGAGATGCGGTCCACGCCGGTCTCGGCCAGTTCGCGCAGGCCTTCGAGCGTGACACCGCCCGAGATTTCCAGAATCGCGCGGCCCGCATTGATGCGCACCGCCTCGCGCAGCATGGGCAGCGGTATGTTGTCCAGCAACACCATCTTGGCACCCGCATTCAGCGCCTCGGTCAGCTGCTCCAGGGTTTCGACTTCGATCTCGATGAAAGTCGCCTGCGCGGCCACGGCCTGTGCGGCGCGCAGCACCGCCGTCACGCTACCGGCGGCTGCAATGTGGTTCTCTTTGATCAACACCGCATCGTGCAGGCCAATGCGGTGGTTGGTGCCGCCACCCACGCGCACGGCGTACTTTTGCGCCAGGCGCAGGCCGGGAAGGGTCTTGCGCGTGTCCACGATCTGCGCGCGCGTACCCGCCACCACATCCACATAGGTGCGGGTTTTGGTGGCGACGGCCGAGAGCAGCTGCAGAAAGTTGAGTGCGGTGCGCTCGGCGCTCAGCAGTGCGCGGGCCTGGCCTTCCAGCTCCAGCACCACCTGGTCGGGGGCGCAGCGCTGGCCTTCGGCCACATGCCAGGTGATCTGCACCGTGGGGTCGAGGGCGCGCAAGGCCGCTTCAGCCCAAGGGGCGCCGCAGATCACGGCGGCTTCGCGCGCCAGGATGCGCGCGCGGGCGCGGCGGGCGGGGTCGATCAGGCCGGCGGTGAGGTCACCGGTGCCCACGTCTTCGGCCAGAGCGCGGGCCACGTCGGCCTGGGCCAGGGCCTTTACATCGTTGTCTCTCATAGTGCTTTTCGCGGGGGGTGTCGCTGCTGTCATGGGCCGCGAGCATACCGGGAACGCAAAGGCCACTGTGCCAGCGCAGGCCCGCCCTGCCCGCGCAGGAAACCAATAAGTACACCCAGTATTGGTCGCATAGACTCGCGGCAATTTTTTGGCCCTACCGCGCTCCATGACCGCCACCAGCCCTGTTTCTGCCACGCCCTACGGCACGCTGCCGCCTGCATCGCCCCTGCCCGAGCGCCGCCCCGTGAGCCTGCCGCGCCTGGCGCAGATGCGCGCAGCGGGCGAAAAAATCACCATGCTCACCGCCTACGACGCCACCTTTGCGGCCGTGGCCGATGCGGCGGGGGTGGAATGCATCCTGGTGGGCGACTCGCTGGGCATGGTGTGCCAGGGCCTGCCCAGCACCGTGGGTGTTCAACTCGACACCATGGCCTACCACACGGCCAGCGTGGCGCGCGGCCTGCACCGCGTGCAGG
Above is a window of Acidovorax sp. KKS102 DNA encoding:
- the nadC gene encoding carboxylating nicotinate-nucleotide diphosphorylase, with translation MRDNDVKALAQADVARALAEDVGTGDLTAGLIDPARRARARILAREAAVICGAPWAEAALRALDPTVQITWHVAEGQRCAPDQVVLELEGQARALLSAERTALNFLQLLSAVATKTRTYVDVVAGTRAQIVDTRKTLPGLRLAQKYAVRVGGGTNHRIGLHDAVLIKENHIAAAGSVTAVLRAAQAVAAQATFIEIEVETLEQLTEALNAGAKMVLLDNIPLPMLREAVRINAGRAILEISGGVTLEGLRELAETGVDRISIGTLTKDVKATDFSMRLQELA